Proteins encoded within one genomic window of Lactococcus garvieae:
- the yhbY gene encoding ribosome assembly RNA-binding protein YhbY, with amino-acid sequence MELTGKQKRYLRSLAVNIRPIVQIGKSGLTNEILTSIRHAADARELIKVNILQNSDETAKDVASMIDEMGLTVVQIIGRNVVVFKVSDRKENRKISEDVKKV; translated from the coding sequence ATGGAATTAACTGGAAAACAAAAGCGCTATTTGCGTAGTTTGGCTGTAAATATTCGTCCAATTGTTCAAATTGGTAAGTCAGGTTTGACTAATGAAATATTGACAAGCATTCGTCATGCTGCTGATGCGCGTGAATTAATCAAGGTCAACATCTTACAAAACTCTGATGAAACTGCTAAAGATGTTGCATCAATGATTGATGAAATGGGCCTTACTGTGGTGCAGATTATTGGGCGTAATGTTGTTGTTTTTAAGGTCAGTGACCGCAAAGAAAATCGTAAAATTTCAGAAGATGTAAAAAAGGTATAA
- the rsfS gene encoding ribosome silencing factor, producing MNSKQLLETVVKAADDKKALDIVALDVAAVSGVADYFVVLEAMNMRQIDAIVDNVAEEAEKLGVQAAGHIEGDARTGWVLVDLGDVIVNVFDHDSRLRFNLEKLWSDAPLVDVNEWVSE from the coding sequence ATGAATTCAAAACAATTACTCGAAACAGTTGTAAAAGCAGCCGATGATAAAAAAGCCTTGGATATTGTAGCACTTGACGTAGCTGCTGTTTCAGGTGTAGCCGATTATTTTGTGGTGCTTGAAGCCATGAACATGCGTCAAATCGATGCAATTGTTGATAATGTTGCAGAAGAAGCCGAAAAACTTGGTGTTCAAGCTGCTGGACATATTGAAGGCGATGCGCGTACAGGTTGGGTTCTTGTTGACCTTGGTGATGTAATCGTCAATGTTTTTGATCACGATTCACGCTTACGTTTTAATTTAGAAAAACTTTGGTCAGATGCGCCGCTTGTTGATGTAAATGAATGGGTTTCTGAATAA
- a CDS encoding nucleotidyltransferase — protein MQKIIGIIAEFNPFHNGHKYLLDQAGEGIKIVAMSGNFMQRGEPALFDKWTRAEMALRNGADIVVELPVMGAVQSADFFAKSAIAILSEMNVDEVVFGSETTIDYQKIVELYQKQADEMDDFVKSLPDKLSYPEKTQLMWQKFSGLNFDGNTPNHVLALAYAKASAGKDIQLRAIRRSNDFHSQSLNGDIASATAIRANIGREDIRKFIPENSHMLYQNPRVSWEDYFHLLRYKIISSSLDSIFQMNKELESRIRNAINKVASFDELVEAVHTKRYTRARVRRLLTYVLLDIPREFQLPEKIHVLGFTKEGQNHLASVKDKLVTRIGKESWDLLTQRSDDIYQMGNSDLKEQNHGRKPLIL, from the coding sequence ATGCAAAAAATAATAGGAATTATTGCTGAGTTCAATCCTTTCCATAATGGACATAAATATTTGTTAGATCAGGCAGGCGAAGGTATTAAAATCGTTGCCATGTCTGGGAATTTTATGCAAAGGGGCGAGCCAGCTCTTTTTGATAAGTGGACGAGAGCAGAAATGGCTCTAAGAAATGGAGCCGATATCGTTGTTGAGCTTCCGGTGATGGGAGCTGTACAATCTGCAGACTTTTTTGCAAAATCGGCAATAGCGATTCTTAGTGAGATGAATGTAGATGAAGTCGTCTTTGGATCTGAAACCACAATTGACTATCAAAAAATTGTTGAATTATATCAAAAACAGGCGGATGAGATGGATGACTTTGTTAAAAGTTTACCCGATAAACTCAGCTACCCTGAAAAAACGCAGCTGATGTGGCAGAAATTTTCCGGTTTAAATTTTGATGGTAATACTCCTAATCATGTGTTGGCTTTAGCTTACGCTAAAGCTAGTGCGGGGAAAGACATTCAACTTCGAGCGATTCGACGCAGCAATGATTTTCACTCTCAAAGTTTAAATGGTGATATAGCTTCTGCAACAGCTATCCGTGCCAATATTGGACGTGAAGATATTCGGAAATTTATTCCTGAAAATTCACATATGCTTTATCAAAATCCACGGGTTTCGTGGGAGGACTATTTTCATTTATTGCGCTACAAAATAATTTCAAGTAGTCTAGACTCCATCTTCCAAATGAATAAAGAATTAGAGAGTCGGATAAGAAATGCCATCAACAAAGTAGCATCCTTTGATGAGCTAGTAGAAGCCGTTCATACAAAACGCTACACAAGAGCAAGAGTGCGAAGACTCTTAACCTATGTGTTGTTAGATATCCCTCGGGAGTTTCAATTGCCTGAAAAAATTCATGTATTAGGCTTTACGAAAGAGGGACAGAATCATCTGGCATCAGTTAAGGATAAACTTGTAACACGCATAGGTAAAGAATCATGGGATTTACTCACGCAGAGATCTGACGATATTTATCAAATGGGTAATAGTGATTTAAAAGAACAGAACCATGGGCGCAAACCCTTGATTTTGTGA
- a CDS encoding nicotinate-nicotinamide nucleotide adenylyltransferase produces MSLELLTPFTKVNLQEESAGVRRAIGLFWGSFNPVHIAHLTIADQVRQQLNLEEVIFLPEHNTDGHVTRMLELALEGKEGLKLNKCRCQAKEGIYETVKALKAEYPDTDFYFIVGGDLINSLSSWESIDKLLELVQLVGVRRPRFRAGTSYPILWVDVPGMDISGNMIREQFSRGIVPNFLLAPKVLDYIKKEGLYV; encoded by the coding sequence ATGTCGCTTGAACTTCTAACACCTTTTACTAAGGTGAATCTACAAGAGGAAAGTGCTGGTGTTCGCCGTGCTATCGGCCTTTTTTGGGGAAGCTTCAATCCTGTACACATTGCACACTTAACAATAGCTGATCAAGTGCGTCAGCAGCTTAATTTGGAAGAAGTCATCTTTCTCCCAGAGCATAACACAGATGGGCATGTAACCCGGATGCTGGAATTGGCTTTGGAGGGAAAAGAAGGCCTTAAACTTAATAAATGTCGATGCCAAGCCAAAGAGGGCATCTATGAAACGGTGAAAGCACTTAAAGCAGAGTATCCAGATACTGATTTTTACTTTATAGTTGGTGGTGATTTAATTAATAGTCTCTCTAGTTGGGAAAGTATCGACAAGCTCTTGGAGCTTGTACAACTTGTAGGAGTGCGACGCCCACGTTTTCGTGCAGGAACAAGTTATCCTATTTTATGGGTAGATGTTCCTGGTATGGATATATCGGGAAATATGATACGTGAACAGTTTAGTCGTGGAATCGTACCTAATTTTTTGCTGGCGCCAAAAGTGTTGGATTACATCAAAAAGGAGGGGCTGTATGTTTGA
- the yqeH gene encoding ribosome biogenesis GTPase YqeH: MEELHCIGCGALIQTEDKNALGFLPAGALAKRGEDDALYCQRCFRLRHYNEIADVSLTDDDFLRLLSEIGEHDALIVNVVDIFDFNGSLIPSLHRFTGNNDLLLVANKKDILPHSLKVGKMTAWLKEQAKKAGLRPLDVLVTSAKNQEDVRELMEKIERRRKGRDVYVVGVTNVGKSTLINAIIKLVTGDDNVITTSRFPGTTLDKIEIPLDDDSLLIDTPGIIHRGQMAHYLEAKDLKLVSPKKEIKPKTYQLNAGQTLFLGGLARFDYIKGEKQGLTVFCDNELNIHRTKLEGATEFYEKHVGSLLVPPGAKDLAAFPKLIRKEFSVKEKSDIVFSGLGWIRVAERGVVAAWVPEGVDVVLRKALV; this comes from the coding sequence ATGGAAGAATTGCACTGTATTGGCTGCGGTGCTTTGATACAAACTGAAGATAAAAATGCTCTCGGCTTTCTGCCAGCAGGAGCTCTTGCCAAAAGAGGGGAAGACGACGCACTCTACTGTCAGCGTTGCTTCCGCTTGCGTCATTATAATGAGATTGCCGATGTCAGTTTGACAGACGATGATTTTTTGCGCCTTCTAAGTGAGATTGGAGAACATGATGCACTTATCGTGAATGTTGTTGATATCTTTGACTTTAATGGGTCTTTGATTCCGAGCTTGCATCGTTTTACAGGGAATAATGATTTGCTCTTGGTGGCCAATAAAAAAGATATACTACCTCACTCGTTAAAAGTTGGGAAGATGACTGCTTGGTTAAAAGAACAGGCCAAAAAAGCCGGCCTCCGTCCACTGGATGTACTCGTAACTTCAGCAAAAAACCAAGAAGATGTACGAGAACTCATGGAAAAAATTGAGAGAAGACGTAAAGGTCGTGATGTGTATGTGGTTGGTGTAACGAATGTGGGTAAATCAACTTTGATTAATGCGATCATCAAACTTGTTACAGGTGATGATAATGTGATTACGACAAGTCGTTTTCCAGGTACAACCTTGGATAAAATTGAGATACCATTAGACGATGATAGCCTTTTGATTGACACACCAGGAATTATTCATCGGGGGCAAATGGCTCACTACCTTGAGGCCAAAGATCTTAAGCTTGTTTCTCCTAAAAAGGAAATTAAACCGAAGACTTATCAGCTGAATGCTGGACAAACACTCTTTTTAGGAGGTTTAGCGCGCTTTGATTATATTAAAGGCGAAAAACAAGGGCTTACTGTTTTTTGTGATAATGAATTAAATATTCATCGTACAAAACTAGAAGGGGCTACTGAATTTTATGAAAAGCATGTAGGCAGTTTACTTGTGCCGCCAGGTGCCAAAGATCTTGCAGCTTTTCCAAAACTCATTCGTAAAGAGTTCTCTGTAAAAGAAAAATCAGACATTGTCTTCTCAGGACTAGGTTGGATTCGTGTAGCAGAGCGTGGTGTTGTTGCTGCATGGGTACCAGAAGGTGTCGATGTTGTTTTACGTAAGGCATTGGTATAA
- a CDS encoding class I SAM-dependent DNA methyltransferase yields the protein MTASYEEFARVYDSVMDEDLYEAWFDFSQRHFSKNTEKLMELACGTGILSVRFSQAGYDVTGVDLSEEMLTIADQRARQAGEQITFAAGDMRELASKAAFDAVTCYSDSLCYMSDPSEVKRVFDGVYGALKDKGTFIFDVHSTFQINEVFPGYSYHENEEDFAFLWDSFEGDDLHSIVHELTFFVKDADGKFVRKDEVHQERTYPIAEYLKLLHKFSKVEVYADFQDEKPDDESLRWFFVCKK from the coding sequence ATGACAGCTTCTTATGAAGAATTTGCCCGAGTTTATGACTCGGTCATGGATGAAGACCTGTATGAAGCATGGTTTGATTTTAGTCAGCGACATTTTTCGAAGAATACTGAAAAGCTTATGGAACTTGCTTGTGGTACAGGGATTTTGTCCGTGAGATTTAGTCAGGCCGGGTATGATGTAACTGGTGTTGACTTATCAGAGGAAATGCTAACAATTGCCGATCAACGCGCGCGACAAGCTGGAGAACAGATTACCTTTGCGGCTGGAGACATGCGAGAACTTGCCTCAAAAGCAGCCTTTGACGCTGTAACTTGTTATTCTGATTCCCTATGCTATATGTCGGACCCTTCAGAGGTTAAGCGTGTATTTGATGGCGTGTATGGTGCTTTGAAAGATAAGGGAACTTTTATCTTCGATGTGCACTCCACTTTTCAAATCAATGAGGTTTTTCCGGGCTACTCTTATCATGAAAATGAAGAAGATTTTGCTTTTCTCTGGGATTCTTTTGAAGGGGATGATTTGCACTCAATTGTTCATGAGTTAACTTTTTTTGTAAAGGATGCTGATGGAAAATTCGTGCGTAAAGATGAGGTACATCAAGAAAGAACGTATCCAATAGCTGAATATTTGAAATTACTTCACAAATTTTCAAAAGTTGAAGTATATGCTGACTTTCAAGATGAAAAACCTGATGATGAAAGCTTACGTTGGTTCTTTGTATGCAAAAAATAA
- the hflX gene encoding GTPase HflX translates to MINLEEKQERVLLAGVETFENSENFESSMLELAELTKTAGGLVVDAFTQKRDKYDSRFLIGTGKLEQMRWAIEVGEIDTVIFNDRLTPRQNINLEEALGIKVIDRMQLILDIFALRARSHEGMLQVEQAQLSYLLPRLVGQGIMLSRQGGGIGSKGPGESKLETDRRYIRTRIENIEKQLKKVEKTRETIRKKRNESSIFKVGLIGYTNAGKSSIMNALTDKTQYEKDELFATLDATTKLVKIKEDFTVSLTDTVGFIQDLPTELIKAFKSTLEESTHVDLLIHVIDASNPHHEVHEKTVQKLMEEMNIQGIPVLNVYNKMDKAQDFVPTLAPAVQLSIKSEEGVQWLRTAILEKLHELFVDFELELPYAMAYKLPELKKIAMVNDVVEGETAYKVRGLIAPNMTWKLDNY, encoded by the coding sequence ATGATAAATTTAGAAGAAAAACAAGAGCGTGTTTTACTCGCTGGCGTTGAAACCTTTGAAAACAGCGAGAATTTTGAGAGCTCCATGCTTGAGCTTGCCGAATTAACAAAAACGGCAGGAGGTCTTGTAGTTGACGCTTTTACCCAAAAGCGCGATAAATACGACAGCAGATTCTTGATTGGTACTGGTAAACTTGAGCAGATGCGTTGGGCAATTGAGGTCGGAGAAATAGACACTGTTATTTTCAATGATCGTTTGACTCCTCGACAAAATATCAATCTTGAAGAAGCTTTAGGCATTAAGGTTATTGACCGAATGCAATTAATTTTAGATATATTTGCTTTACGAGCACGTTCACATGAAGGGATGCTTCAAGTAGAGCAAGCCCAACTTAGCTATTTGCTGCCGCGTTTAGTCGGCCAAGGAATTATGCTGAGCCGCCAAGGTGGTGGAATTGGGTCCAAAGGGCCTGGGGAAAGCAAACTTGAAACAGACCGACGTTATATTCGTACGCGTATAGAGAATATCGAAAAACAACTCAAAAAAGTTGAAAAAACGCGCGAAACCATTCGGAAAAAACGTAATGAAAGCTCAATATTTAAAGTAGGACTCATTGGTTATACGAATGCAGGTAAATCAAGTATCATGAATGCTCTGACTGACAAAACACAGTACGAGAAAGATGAACTTTTTGCTACACTTGATGCAACGACAAAACTTGTTAAGATAAAAGAAGATTTTACTGTTAGTTTAACGGATACTGTCGGCTTTATACAAGATCTTCCTACAGAGTTAATCAAGGCCTTTAAGTCAACTCTCGAAGAGTCCACGCATGTTGATTTGCTTATTCATGTCATTGATGCCAGCAATCCACATCATGAAGTCCATGAGAAAACTGTTCAAAAATTAATGGAAGAGATGAATATTCAGGGTATACCTGTCTTGAATGTTTATAATAAAATGGATAAGGCTCAAGACTTTGTACCAACTTTGGCACCAGCTGTGCAACTTTCTATAAAATCAGAAGAAGGTGTGCAGTGGTTACGTACGGCTATTCTAGAAAAATTGCATGAACTTTTTGTTGATTTTGAATTGGAATTGCCTTATGCAATGGCTTATAAACTGCCTGAGTTGAAAAAAATAGCTATGGTCAATGATGTTGTTGAAGGCGAAACAGCTTACAAGGTTAGAGGGCTTATCGCTCCTAATATGACTTGGAAGCTTGATAATTATTAG
- the yqeK gene encoding bis(5'-nucleosyl)-tetraphosphatase (symmetrical) YqeK → MFEFYPEVELSRESLLDKIKEQMSEKRFRHILGVEKAAIFLAKKYGVDPHKASLSALLHDYAKEVPDHVFLELIDKYELDEDLKNWGNNIWHGRVGIYKLQEDLGLRDPEILHAIEVHTVGSAEMSALAKVLYVADYIEEGRDFPGVIEARAIANCSLDMAVAFETMRLIDYLAELRVKIYPQSIETYNAFVKYLKN, encoded by the coding sequence ATGTTTGAGTTTTACCCAGAAGTAGAATTGTCACGTGAGAGCCTGCTGGATAAAATAAAAGAACAGATGTCTGAAAAGCGTTTCCGACATATACTCGGTGTCGAAAAAGCGGCCATTTTTCTTGCTAAAAAATATGGTGTAGACCCTCATAAAGCGAGTCTTTCTGCTCTTTTACATGATTATGCAAAAGAAGTACCTGATCACGTTTTTTTAGAGCTGATTGATAAGTATGAGTTAGATGAAGACTTAAAAAACTGGGGCAATAATATCTGGCATGGGCGTGTAGGAATCTATAAGCTCCAAGAAGATTTAGGCTTGCGGGACCCGGAAATTTTACATGCTATCGAAGTCCACACTGTAGGCAGTGCAGAGATGTCCGCATTAGCTAAAGTTCTCTATGTAGCTGACTATATTGAAGAAGGTAGGGATTTTCCAGGTGTCATTGAAGCGAGAGCTATCGCGAATTGTTCACTTGATATGGCAGTAGCATTTGAAACCATGCGACTCATTGATTATTTAGCAGAACTCCGGGTAAAAATTTACCCTCAAAGTATTGAAACATACAATGCTTTTGTAAAATATTTAAAAAATTAA
- a CDS encoding YebC/PmpR family DNA-binding transcriptional regulator, which yields MGRKWANIAAKKSAKDGATSKVYAKFGVEIYVAAKQGEPDPESNTALKFVIERAKQAQVPKHVIDKAIDKAKGGAEEAFVSGRYEGFGPNGSMIICETLTSNVNRTISNIRTIFHKNGGNIGAEGSVGYMFDNTGVIVFAGDDADEIFEYLMEEEIDVRDVSAEEGQIVVYTEPTDLHKAIAALKAKGITEFTTTELELIAQNEIELSGEDLEIFEGLVDALEDDDDVQKVYHNVDM from the coding sequence ATGGGACGCAAATGGGCCAATATTGCCGCTAAAAAATCAGCAAAAGACGGAGCAACATCAAAAGTTTATGCAAAATTTGGTGTCGAAATATATGTAGCCGCAAAACAAGGAGAGCCAGATCCAGAATCAAATACTGCTCTTAAATTTGTTATTGAACGTGCTAAACAAGCACAAGTACCAAAACATGTTATCGATAAAGCGATTGATAAAGCTAAAGGTGGAGCAGAAGAAGCTTTTGTATCAGGACGTTATGAAGGATTTGGGCCAAACGGTTCAATGATTATCTGTGAAACCCTGACATCTAACGTGAACCGCACCATCTCAAATATCCGTACCATTTTCCATAAAAATGGTGGAAATATTGGTGCTGAAGGTTCAGTGGGCTATATGTTTGATAATACAGGTGTTATCGTTTTTGCAGGAGACGATGCAGATGAGATTTTCGAATATCTGATGGAAGAAGAAATCGATGTGCGTGATGTTTCAGCTGAAGAAGGTCAAATTGTAGTATATACAGAGCCTACTGACTTGCATAAAGCTATCGCAGCTCTTAAGGCAAAAGGAATTACTGAATTTACAACAACTGAACTTGAATTAATCGCTCAAAATGAAATTGAGCTTTCAGGAGAAGACTTAGAAATCTTTGAAGGACTCGTTGATGCGTTAGAAGACGACGACGATGTGCAAAAAGTTTATCATAATGTTGATATGTAA